Part of the Dreissena polymorpha isolate Duluth1 chromosome 12, UMN_Dpol_1.0, whole genome shotgun sequence genome, aatgatgcccccttctgcgctttgaagccacattttaataaaattgattaaGTATAAGGCCcttaactttgccaaaaatcaatatACCGGAtagaaactcacacttcatctgtaagtcatgcagaAAGActcctgtaaaaaaaacaacagcttaATAGCTTAAAGCCTTcgtaaaaaaaactccgaaaaatggttattatttaaaaattaaaaattgagtCCAAGGCCCATACCTTTACCAAAGATCAGTGGACCGGAACGAAATTCACACTTTATCTGtatgtcatgtaggtagacttacattccaaaaaatcagctcaatatctgaaagcgttgcataaAAAACCCTCCAGAAAATggttattttagaaaaaaattcgAAGTCCAAGgtccataactttgccaaaaatcaatgaactggaacgaaactcacacttcatctgaagGTCATGTAGATAGACTCATATACCAAATATAACCAGAAAACTGAATgccagacagaaagacagacagatggacagacttcTATATGCCACACTACCAGGGgcacataaaaacaacaaaggtaGGGTAATATCATACATAAAAGAGAATCTTCTTTTAACCAAACTATCTGTTATTGCTTTCAAAGAagcatatattttatgtaaatgccAAAAAATTTAAATCATTCCAAACCAAAATGTGCAAGTATGACTGTGCcgaaagaaaatatttaacaactacaCTTAAAATTTACATACTAAACACAGTGATATGCAGTTTAAAAACCAAGATCTTATGAAGGCTTGATCAAATCGAGAGGGCCATCTTTGCCATTACCATTATGTTGCATGCCAAACTTTTGGCGTTTCTGTAAAGGTGTATACCCCCATCCATCAGGGAATCTCTCTCGGTACTTCGGGATGGCGGGAATTCCCTGTGTTAAGGATCCCAGCATCTGGGGTGGACCAGGGGCCATGTGATAATTAAGGGCAGCGGTGTTTGCAATACTTGCCTGGGGGTGGCCGGTGGTGGGGGGATAACCGGCATGGGCCATGTAGGGGGAGGTGTGATGGGGGAAACTGTGAGAGGGAGGGGAGTGAGACTGGCAGAAAGATTGCTGGGGGGAACCATTACATTGACTTGACAGATTCTGGGATTCTTGGTCCAAGACGATACGCTTTTTCATTGGAATAGACTTGTCTTCCTTAAAGCAATTTGACCTGGTCATTTCCGGTGCAAACTGTGGCCCATCCTTTTGCTTTTTCAGTACGACTGTCTCGACATCTTGAAGATTGTAGTTCTCCGATGACATAAGAACCCTCATGTGCAAGGGCATGTACTTGTTATCTATTGAAGACTGTTTCTCGTCGTTCTTCCTATGGATGAGGACCTGCGTATTCTGTTGCAAACCAGTCAAGAGAACCGTATCCTGAGCAGGAATGGTTATCTTGACCGGTGAGACATCAGATGTACAACAGAAAGTATCACCAATACAGTCAAACTCCAGATCTTTGGCCTCAAAATCCGTATAGACCTGCATCTTTTGCTGGCTGTCAGTGCGCTGGGCCGGTTTCCGAGTGGGGTCTGTGTAACCGTTAGCAACAGAACTGTCCAATGTACGGGCGTAGTCTGGGGTCATCTGGGCCTCTCCAGCATTGACTGGCTGACAGGTTACCATCAGGCCTAAAATAGAATGGAAATGTTAACTTGGACCATTCACTATTTAGCTCCAATGCATCAAAAGCCTTAGAGTTTCCTGAGTAAAATCCCCATGTTTGTGTCTTTGAGGAAGATTTTAAAAATGCTCCCTTAGTGCTGGTCAGAAAAAATACCTCAACGTCATTAGAAAGACACCTTCaccagaaaaaaaaaacaagtcaagTTCTACTATTTCTTCTTCTAAGTGAGCAATAGAAAGAGAACAAGTACATTAGAAATCACCGTAGACGTTCGTTTGGAACCTTGTATAGAAATACTGGATTTTCAAGATCAGTAAATACAATCATGTACAAATTATCTTTGGCccaataaacataaaatgttttacaACAAGACCTGTAATTGTGAAAAAcgatgccccctactgcgctttaaagccacacacattttaataaaatttattaagtCCAAGGCCCTTAACTGTTGAAATTTCCATAGGTACTTTTTCTCAATGTAGGCCGAGTTCATTCATAACATTGATACAATTAACATAGGTAGAGACCATCTTGTTACCTGAGGGCCCATGCTTGGCTTCGAATGTCTTCATCCAGTTTATAAAGGACTTGATGTCTCGTACCTCGAGGCTGTGAACTATCTCCAGACATTTCTGCTTGGCTTGCTGGATTGTGCCTGCAACAAAAGAACAGATTTTCAAAACGTTTGACCAATTTCCTGGACTGTGGGATGGAAGTCATGGATGCTCTCAAACAAATGGCATGTATGGTATGCCACTATTGAACTGTTCCTCCTATTATTTTGTACCTAACATTCTTCTCTCAAAAGTTGTGTTGGTTGACAATGAAGTAAACCCCAATATTTCATGATGTAGGGAAATTCTTTATTAGCAATTTTTATATAACCCCTTCTGCCCCTATAGGTTGGTCCCGAAACTaatacaaaatatgttgaaatttacaatatgtttgcaaaattcaATGGGAAATGtatagatacattttaaaaacattttttataatagtTAGAAGATTTAAGTCCCTAGATTTTTTACATTATtagaacaagatatgtgtttaacagaaacactatgtcccctactgcgccgctttgatttattaaaaaaaaatcttttggcACTTACagataattacctccctttaaagcttattacttcccttggatttgttttttttacctttgaccttgaaggatgaccttgacctttaaccactcaaaatgtgcagctccattagatacacgtgcatgccaaatatgaagttgctatcttcaatattgcaaaagttatggcaaaatgttaaagttggagcaaacaaaccaaccaacagacagggcaaaaacaatatgtcccccactatagtggtgggggacataataaaaatgtTGCTAGACTGGTTTGGAATTGTGTTGTGCCCTTTTTTAACAGCGACCTGGTCCTTTTTTAAAGCAGAATTCTGCCTTTTTAATAGCATTCTGCCCCTTTTTTAGCAGCACTCTGCACCTTTTTTGCAGCATCTTGTCCTTTTTTAGCAGCTGTCTGCCCTTTTAAGAAGCATCCTGACTATTTTTAAACAGCATTCTGCCCTTTTTAGCAGCATTCTGCCCTTTTTAGCAACACCCTGACCCTTTTTAGCAACACCTTGACCCTTTTAAGCAATGACCTGGCCTTTTTTAGCAGCACCCTGTCCCATTTTAGAAGAACTGCAACTCTTTTTAACAGCACCCTTCCCCTTTTTAGAAACACCCTGTGGCTTTTCCACAGCACCACGACCCTTTAAGCATCATCCTGACCCTTTTAAGCATCACCCTTCCCTTTTTAAGCAGCTACATGCCAATTTTAAGCAGGACAGCCCCTGAACCTTTTAAGTAGCAACCTGCCCTCTTTAGCAGCATTCTGCCCCTTTTATGCAGCACCCTGTCCCTTTTTAGCAGCATTCTGTCCCTTTTTTAGCAGCACCCTGTCCCTTTTAAGCAGCATTCTGCCCCTTTTTAGCAGCACCCTGTTCCTTTTTAGCAGCATTCTGCCCCTTTTTAGCAGCACCCTGCCCCTTTTTAGCAGCATTCTGCCCCTTTTTAGCATCAGCCTGTCCTTTTTTACCAGCATTCTGCCCCTTTTTAGCATCAGCCTGTCCCTTTTTAGCAGTACCCTGTCCCTTTTAAGCAGCATTCTGTCCCTTTTTAGCAGCACCCTGTCCCTTTTTAGCATCAGCTTGTCCATTTTTAGCATCAGCCTGTCCCATTTTAGCAGCACCCTGTCCCTTTTTAGCATCAGACTGTCCATTTAAAGCAGCATTCTGTCCCTTTTTAGCATCATCATCCCTTTTTAGCATTCGCCTGTTCCAATTAAGCAGCATTCTGCCCCTTTTTAGCATCAGTCAGTTCTTTTTAAGCAGCATTCTGCCACTTTTTAGCATCAGCCTGCCCCATTTTAGCAGCACCCTGTCCCTTTTTAGCAGCACCCTGTCCATTTTAAGCAGCATTCTGCCCCTTTGAGCATCATTCTGTCCCTTTTAAGCAGCACCCTGTCCCTTTTTAGCAGCACCCTGACTCTTTTTAGCAGCACTCTGTCCCTTTTTAGCAGCATTCTGCCCCTTTTTAGCATCACCCTGTCCCTTTTTTGCAGCATTCTGCCCCTTTTTAGCAGCACCATGTCCCTTTATCAGCACCCTGTCCCTTTTAAGCAGCATTCTGCCCCTTTTGAGCAGCATTCTGTCCCTTTTTAGCAGCACCCTGTCCCTTTCTTGCAGCACCCTGTCCCTTTTTGCAGCATTCTGCCCCTTTTAAGAAGCTACTTGACCCTTTTAGCAGCACATTGTCCCTTTTAAGCAGCACCCTGTCCCTTTTTAGCAGCATTCTGCCCCTTTTTAGCAGCACCCTGTCCCTTTTTTGCAGCATTCTGTCCCTTTTAAGCAGCACTCTGTCCCTTTTTAGCAGCACCCAGTCCCTTTTTAGCAGCATTCTATCCCTTTTTAGCAGCACCCTGTCCCTTTTTTTGCAGCATTCTGCCCCTTGTTAGCAGCATTCTGTCCCTTTTCAGAAGCACCCTGTCACTTTTATGCAGCATTCTGTCCCTTTTTAGCAGCACCCTGTCCCTTTCTAGCAGCACCCTGTCTCTTTTTAGCAGTACCCTGTCCCTTTTTAGCAGCATTCTGCCCCTTCTTAGCAGCACCCTGTCCCTTTTTTGCAGCATTCAGCCCCTTTTTAGCAGCACCCTGTCACTTTTTAGCAGCACCCTGTCCCTTTTTAGCAGGACCCTGTCCCTTTTTAGCAGCATTCTGCCCCTTTTAAGCAGCACCCTGTCCCCTTTTTTGCAGCAGTCTGTCTCTTTTTAGCAGCACCCTGCCCCTTTTTAGCAGCACCCTGTCCCTTTTTAGCAGCATGCTGCCCCTTTTTAGCAGCACCCTGTCCCTTTTTAGCAGCACCCATCCCTTTTTTGCAGCATTCTACCCCCTTTTAGCAGCACCCTGTCCCTTTCAAGCAGCATTCTGCCCCTTTTAAGCAGCACCCTGTCCCTTTTTAGCAGCACCCTGTCCCTTTTTAGCAGCACCCTGCCCCTTTTTAGCAGCATCCTGTCCCTTTATAGCATCACCCTGTCCCTTTATAGCATCACCCTGTCCCTTTATAGCAGCACCATGTCCCTTTATAGCAGCACCCTGTCCCTTTTCAGCAGCATTCAGCCCCTTTTCAGCAGCACCCTGTCCCTTTATAGCATCACCCTGTCCCTTTATAGCAGCACCCTGTCCCTTTATAGCAGCACCCTGTCCCTTTTTAGCAGCACCCTGTCTCTTTATAGCATCACCCTGTCCCTTTTTAGCATCATTCTGCCCCTTTTTAGCAGCACCCTGTCTCTTTTTAGCAGCATTCTGCCCCATTTTAGCAGCACCCTGCCCCTTTTTAGCAGCATTCTGCCCCTTTTTAGCATCAGCCTGTCCCATTTTAGCAGCCGCCTGCCCCTTTTTAGCAGCATTCTGCCCCTTTTTAGCAGCATTCTGCTCCTTTTTAGCAGCATTCTGCTCCTTTTTAGCAGCACACTGTCCCTTTTTAGCAGCATTCTGTCCCTTTTTAGCAGCCCCTGTCCCTTTTTAGCAGCATTCTGCCCCTTTTTAGCAGCACCCTGTCCCTTTTCAGCAGCATTCTGCCCCATTTTAGCATCAGCCTGTCCCATTTTAGCAGCTGCCTGCCCCTTTTTACAGCAACCTGAACCTTTTATGATCAAAGATGTTTCCCTATATTTATCAAACTCCAAGTGAATATTTCTGACAACTATGCAAATACCATGCAATGGCTAATTTTATCACAACAAAGTAAATGATCATCAATGTTTGTAAAGAGAGCTGTATGACAGTAAGTCTACTCCAGAAGTCGCAGCAATCAATTAACGGTTTCTAAATAAAGAATTACAACCACGCTCTTCCTGATTAGTAAATTAAATTTGTCCCTCCATAGAAAAGGTCAGATTAATGAGTAACATATCTTCCTTGTTTTTCAGATTATTTTGGTCTGATTTATTGACAAAGGGAACAAATAAAAATCTAGAAATGAGGATCAATCATTATTTATGCActtgagaattaaaaaaaaaaattgtgtacagaAAAATTGAGTATGTTCACTTGAATCAATTTTTAATCTACTTATCTACATATAATGATCAAAACATTTCTgggattttaaatttaagtttggTAACAGAATTGTTTCAAATATGGATTTACAAATTATGTTTGAAAAACTCTAAGAAAACCAGCATTGTATGCCATTACCAAAACATAAAGCCTGTAAAAGGTTTCAAGAAATGAGCCTCAATCTGGAAAAACAGTGCTTTCAGCTTAACTGGATTCTTGCTGATGGTAAACAGGGCTTTCAGCTTAACTGGATTCTTGCTGATGGTAAACAGGGCTTTCATCTTAACTGGATTCTTGCTGAGGGAAAACAGTGCTTTCAGCTTAACTGGATTCTTGCTGGGGGGAAACAGGGCAGTCAGCTTAACTGGATTCTTGCTGAGGGAAAACAAGGCTTTCAGCTTAACTGGATTCTTGCTGAGGGAAAACAGCGCTTTCAGATTAACTTGATTATTGCTGATGGTCAACAGGGCATTCAGCTTAACTGGATTATTGCTGAGAAGAGCCTTCTTTTTAAGCCCAACACAGAAAACAAAGATAAGAGTTGCCCCTGATAAGCCCTGCAGACTCCACAGGCTTAACTGGgaaacaatttaagcacatacaaTAAGACTGTTTTTTCATAGTTAGGCTAAAATTATGAATAATAGACATCTCAGTTGCGAATCAATAGCAATTTTTTAAATTCctaatacctttttaaagatttgtatgtcccccaccactatagtaggggacatattgttttgccctgtctgttgatttgtttgtttgtttgtgtgtttgtgtcaaactttaacttttgccataacttttgcaatattgaagatagcaacttgatatttggcatgcatgtgtatctcatggagctgcacattttgagtggtgaaaagtcaaggtcatccttaaaggtcaaaggtgatatatatagcttcaaagcggcacagttggggacatagtgtttctgacaaacacatttcttgttttatttcataGTGCTAACAATTTGGAAGCTAGCATTTTCTGACATTTTCACAGCCAAAATCAGTGAACATTTGCACTCAAGCAATGACCACGAACTGAAGTTATGTAATGACACTAATATATTTAGGTATTGCAATATTCCAAGAAGTTGCATGCATTTGCTTAAGTCATGCACTAAACCTGCTGTAATGAGACCATGCAATCAGAGAACTCCTGCATTCTAGACTAATGATACTATTCTAATAGTGTACATTCATTTGTATTTGTAGGCATGTTATTTggtggattttaaaataaaattacttttttgtGGAGGTGTAGTTTTGAGGATTTCCGATTTTGGAAAAAAACCGCAATTTGTGTTACACATTTTTAATGTGTTCTTTTGTTAATTTGTTGATCAGTCAACCCACATATTAACGAAAATGCATGTCAcaggaataataattattttacagtaaTAAGTTTGGCGTTACCAATGACCATTAATGCAACTCCTTGCTAATATCATGTGccaatatattttcataattcgCCTTCAATCTTACATTGCATTTATTCAGAAAAATGTCACACTTTTGTAATTATACTTGATACACACACACTTTGAaagatttggtacatttgtttgcaagggaacaagaaaaaaatgaaatataaacaaacttgtTTATCAATAAGGCTTAATCTACAAATACAATTTACTTACTTCTAACTTTCAAGTAAGTAAAAACAGCAAGGTCACACTAAGTAGGGCTTCATGATCCTCACTTTGTAgcataatacaataaaacaactGACAAATCAAGAAAAGTCCATTCTTGTCTTAGTTTTATTCAATGTGTATAATTATTTCCCTAATTATTTCATTTGCAACACAACCTGAACCCCATGTAAATTACAAAACAGAAATTTCTACACAATTCAATTACATTTCTTATTCTACCTCACTTTTGCTGACAATACAAATTATGTCTAACAAGAGAGACATGATGTTCATTATGTTACACATATGTTTGTAATAATGTATGcaatattaaaagtaaaaattCCAGGCATTTCTCTTTGGATTTTTTGCTTTTTTCAACAGTATTCAATGCAAATCCTTGGCAGTCAATAAACTTACAATATACCTGGTAATAAACCAGAACTAAACACACATACTGACAATGGCCCTAGTACAATCAAAGGTGGGCTGGGAATCAAACAGGCAATCCTCAGATTTGTGGTCCAGCATTCTATCAATTGAGCTAGCTAGCCAGATTACTAAGGATAATGTTATGCAATGTAATTAAACTGTAATGATCATAAAAAGCAGCTTCAGTTTTATCAACTAATCGCAGCGACCCTTATTGTTGTGCCAACTTTTCTCAACTATTTTTAGTATCATCTGCACAAGTATGTTCATGTATACACTCTATTAAATTTTGCACTTAAAAAACTAGAATTGAGCTTTAGAAGAAAAATGTCATTGAACTTTCTTTTTGGAATTGGTAATAACTAATGTACGGGGTATTTGTAACTGAGCTGTCAGAGAACAGCGCACTGCAATTTTCCTGTTCTTGTCAAGAATTTTATGGTGCTGATTTTTCTAAACCAAActgtttgttaaccctttgcatgctgggaaatttgtcgtctgcaaaaatgtcgtctgctgaatttctaaaattagcattttcttcgattttttttcaaagaatactatcagaatagcaaacagtttggatccagatgagacgccacgttctgtggcgtctcatctggatccaaactgtttgcaaaggccttcacaactcggttcccgcactgtaagggttaaggagataatttatttttagcaatcaagtttttcagtttttttacaatttgcaAATATGAGAAATTTAGTGGAATCCCTATTTGCTATTTTAAgtagcagtgaccttgaccccaccaATCCAAAGTGTGTGTGTGGATGGGGGAGAGATGGAAGGTATAGCTAGGTCAAATGTATCTATGTATATGaagtttgattaaaaaatatctgAGTTGGATTATCTATACGCTGtctttttatattatatgtaaACATGTGTTAAAGGCCTTTAATTAACTTACCCAAATACTTTAACttgcatattttaaatatatgtttatttcaaattctaacaagagctgtgtttgtgaaacacattgccccctactgagctttgaagccatatatttgacctttgaccttgaaggatgaccttgacctttcaccactcaaaacgagATACAAAacgtgccaaatatcaaattgctatcttcaattgtgcaaaagttatgaccatagttaagtttttggacagaatgacaggccaaaaactatataccccgatcattccatttgggggcataaaaaggcccTTATATTTCACAAATTTCTAACAACAGTTACCAAACTTGACGTACGATGTCATTTCAATAGGGTAAATAAATGTTTGAAGTTTGACTGACATCCATCAAATCCTGAGGAATTAGCTAACCGAAACTTGAACCTTTCTATATAGTGTGTATGAACCTGTttctggaaaaacggggtttaatgcacatgcttaaagtgtcatcccagattagctggtgcagtctgcacaggttaatcagggacaacactttctgccaagaCTGGATTTATATTGAGaagatttctttaaacaaaaaattccattaaagccgAATGTGTTGttcatgataagcctgtgaggactgcacaggctaatctgggatgaaactttatgcacatgcatttagccaagtttttccagagcaaggctcaaatacaAATGTCTAAGTTTTAAATCGTCTTAccagtttccatggttttccgtTCCTCCTCGTGATACTGAGGCCCCGAGGATATGGAACTGGTAGAGAGGTCTTGAGCCCCATTGGGACTCGAGTCcctaaataacacacacaacattGAAACTTGTCAGATAGTGGCCCAGCTAATAAACAatgcaaaaacacaaacaaattaaccATGTCAAATCGGTTCAGGTAAGGTACTATACATTTGATTCAATGTGTTTTAAATTAAGTCTGACAAAACTAAAACAATTTGAGAGAAAACATAAAAACAGTGTAACCTTTGACCTTTACATTGACTCACCTTGAGCCAGCATGAGTGAATTATGCTTTCTTAGTGGCCTACACATTTTGCGGCTTCATGAGCGAAGATTAAAGAGTAATTGAGTAGACATAAAAAAGTTACAGACAAACTGATGAACTAACAGACAAACAAAGGGCATTCCATTAATCCCCCTGTTTCAcaccttgccccccccccccccccccccatggatTGATAACCACTCATTGAGCTTGTCATGTACAACGGCATTTAGCTCTACCTGTAGCTAGACTGGTATCCAGCAGACGGTAGGTCTGGTTCACAATTCCTGTATGGCTGGTACCCTGTTTCTGGGGTGTCTTTCCTCTCCGGAGTCATGTGTGGCATCATGTGGGGGGAACCAGAATCCCAACTTCCTGCCCTAAACAATAAACAACAGACCAAAACATTTTTTGATTTTCAGAGCTATAAGAGTGTTGACAATTATGGactattaaaacaagcaaatttgtgaattgatatcctccgccaaaaataaattgtgtttatggatgtgATTGTATAATCCAATTAAATCAAGGGGGCTGGAAAGGCTCGaagtcgctcacctgatatataaaggaactgacctgttttgtgcagcccaagatattattagaacaaatgttctaagtttcatgaagagtgaactataaatgtaactttcagagtgctaacaaggttttacaatagatATATAAGGATAAATTCTCCACCATCAGCGACCATTTTTTTCAACAGACGGGAACCATTTTAGAACATCCacgatatcattaaaacaaatgatttgaacaagtttcatgaagatcagacaataaatgtgccctctagagtgttaacaaggttttactgtagccatgtaaggaaaaatcccccccccccccactggctgccatgtttgtcaacaatcctaaatcttctgaccaagttgcatgaagattggacaataaatgtggcttctagagtgttaacaaggttttactatagccatataaggaaaaataccccaccccttggctgccatgtttttcaagcaacaggAACCAATttcaaaatcatccaagatatcattggggaaAAAACTTCTgactcaagtttcatgatgatcggacaataaatgtggcctctagagtgttaaaatggTTTTACTACAtccatattagaaaaaatgccccttggcagccatgtttttcaagcaaccggaaccattttcgaactcatccaagaaatcagaTGTCacgaatattctgaccaaatttcatgaagattggacaatacatttGGTCTCacaaatgttgacaccgcacgACGCTCAATTCATGACGGAACaagggcgatcacaaaagctcaccatgagcacattttgCTCAGCTAGGTGAGTTAAAAATTAAGTGTAGTGTAATTGTTTTATGCATTGTTGTTCTCCTCATTGAAacctatacacccatgaagtttcatgttgaagtcttgaaGTGTACGGTAAGGGTTCATAGGCGTGGCATTTCTCCACATTCATGTGTATACACCCATGTAGTTACATCTTTATATCTTAttaagtttctgagatatagccctgaaaacaTTTTTGACAGACAATGGACAATGCCAatactatatccctccgcctttggcgggggataatataATGCTTCTCTAAAACAGCTTTATATGTCATTATAAAAATACAGACTGGCTGTTTTTTAACAAGTAAACAGATTTGAATATAACAAGCttattcattgaattgatatcaaccaccaaataaattatatttattgatgggtgcagataGATTAACAGAGCAACATCTGTAAAATAACAAAGTATAGGGTTATCGGCTTCATGCATTTCAattcagtgctcacgctgctgccagacattatcgccaatggcgattattttatccaactggctattatttcttaaaattgtctagaaaaaatggcgattattttatccgcctacataaaaaaacaaattgccactaaatgttgtccggcgattgcgaaacgcctgcaaatcgggccatcaagcaggaaaaatcgataacgagattacctgtgtacacactcgaccctgtgtattgtcatacacgcgtcaataacttctgcgacattgtggccttgagcatttttctcaatcagtgtccgacagcagtgatatatttcggaaaaaacgtctttaatctccctgtgctttaccaattatcggtaactgttagatctttgttaatttttcgccaattattatttaatcgtcattattgaaaatcgccgctaatattgttggctggttttgttttgcacgccgttttttctgcaattagattactttgaacattgcttgatgaaataattatttaatcgccatcaactaattatccccgtaattaccgctgtttgtcgtctgctttaacataatgattccaatttttaaccaggtaacctggttttcccaattcaaagggacccggcatatgccatggtcagctaattttaacgaaacacgtgtttggaattacactaaggtggtgtattttaactcacgcgctgtgacgttaattgatgtaaacatgatcggcattgcgaaagtgttatttttggaataaatcatttacaattgatattggcctctgcctacaatattgcggccgatggcaaacgccgtattaagagataaagtagtcgaacgatatgcaca contains:
- the LOC127853504 gene encoding uncharacterized protein LOC127853504 yields the protein MSAQISGDRGPENTWDNLEESVKKSVISLRDFARRKEKDFQFVISLSPSELAGFLKEFFLALKEQSATSPSQSEDENGAAASLGKIRSDLCDYFKKVMSVDITTGSEFSECNLIVDDVAQSQTKDGSVAKNAVMKKHTRQRTFTFETNELRQIYMSEAMNLDQPETLQNKVFFDVCMYICNRGKDFLRLMTKNDFEVCTDQNGRRYVLLKYDPKFSSNEVAGGTQIGERMYERPGDPKCPVYSYTQYVIHLHPMSDAFWQRPKRSILPTDFVWYDNQSIGNSTLNRLMNRITQSAGLPDSYAINAIKSSYIPVIESICRSALFGSQQFRRILQIKQSNHDMHYHVRKRHSEGSLSIASVLRESPIFRPRNSEPLLPLYRPLSTETELTRSSSTSPVPRAGSWDSGSPHMMPHMTPERKDTPETGYQPYRNCEPDLPSAGYQSSYRDSSPNGAQDLSTSSISSGPQYHEEERKTMETGTIQQAKQKCLEIVHSLEVRDIKSFINWMKTFEAKHGPSGLMVTCQPVNAGEAQMTPDYARTLDSSVANGYTDPTRKPAQRTDSQQKMQVYTDFEAKDLEFDCIGDTFCCTSDVSPVKITIPAQDTVLLTGLQQNTQVLIHRKNDEKQSSIDNKYMPLHMRVLMSSENYNLQDVETVVLKKQKDGPQFAPEMTRSNCFKEDKSIPMKKRIVLDQESQNLSSQCNGSPQQSFCQSHSPPSHSFPHHTSPYMAHAGYPPTTGHPQASIANTAALNYHMAPGPPQMLGSLTQGIPAIPKYRERFPDGWGYTPLQKRQKFGMQHNGNGKDGPLDLIKPS